TATTCAATGGAGCTGCTTGATTATGAGACCTCTTAACAATGCATCACACGGTGAGGTCATAGACGGAGATTAGTGTAAAAGGTTTAAATATGTAGACATTGGCAGACTCTGCTTGATCAGATAAATATTTCGTGTCTATTTTCCTCTTTGGTATGTACAAAAacaatatcaagcctttatcctgCCCATAGATGATGCCTGTGATTCAAAGCAAAATCTGGAAAACTTAATTGCCGTCAACATATCATAAACATTGCATCAACATCAAGTCCAAGCAATAGTTTCAACTTTAATCTGGTAACACAATGTTTGGTGTGGGAAATAGACAATGGGGCTTGCAATTCTTATTCATCTCCTTCGGCAACAAGAACAAGTGTGAAGAGCATATCACAATGGCATCTTCCAATGCTACATCAAAAACTGGAATCTATAGATTCTCCTTTTATTAAGTTCATGGATCACTAAAGCATATTGGCTTATCAGAATCTCAAATTCAAGAGTTCTGAAATCTaagctgttttagaaatgaagCACAGAAGAATCTGATTATCACATAGTACAATTAGTCAAAGAAATTAAGAATTGCAAATTGCAATACCAAAGATAAAGATGAATGTAAAACATTGCCCTTATATGggtcttcttccttttcttcttcttaaagTCCCGGTGACTTTGAAACCCTTTGCCCATTTCTGCAAATTTTCTCTTCTGCTGATCCCCAAACCCACCAAAACAGCACAAAAACAAAACCCTAAAATCCCATCTACAACCCTTTTCCACCCATTAACTGAAACCCCCAACAAAGATAAGgccaaaaatcccaaaatcacATCATTCCCCAATTCCTTTCCCGAAACCAACCACATTCCCAATCCAAACACTATCGCGAACCCGAGAAACCCTAGCTTGTTATTCCTCTTTCTCCCCCACCCGTCAAACCCTTCTCCCCCAAATCCC
This genomic stretch from Diospyros lotus cultivar Yz01 chromosome 1, ASM1463336v1, whole genome shotgun sequence harbors:
- the LOC127812544 gene encoding uncharacterized protein LOC127812544; this encodes MNFLPCSIKSSLFWTPSSLSLPNRKSSLWNQIQTKDCVISARKSRRRNGYRRSRKFILDSIRFVASNLNILPEPLALVIREFGGGNGGGFGFWKGFGGEGFDGWGRKRNNKLGFLGFAIVFGLGMWLVSGKELGNDVILGFLALSLLGVSVNGWKRVVDGILGFCFCAVLVGLGISRRENLQKWAKGFKVTGTLRRRKGRRPI